In Apium graveolens cultivar Ventura chromosome 10, ASM990537v1, whole genome shotgun sequence, the following are encoded in one genomic region:
- the LOC141693564 gene encoding small ribosomal subunit protein uS10y-like, with the protein MATYAAIKPAVKPGYEDTQEPAHKVRITLSSKNVKNLEKVCADLVRGAKDKILKVKGPVRMPTKVLRITTRKAPCGEGTNTWDRFELRIHKRVIDLFSSPDVVKQITSITIEPDVEVEVTIADL; encoded by the exons ATGGCGACCTATGCAGCTATTAAGCCGGCTGTTAAGCCTGGTTATGAAGATACTCAGGAACCTGCGCATAAAGTCAGAATCACTCTGTCTTCCAAAAATGTTAAAaatctcgaaaaag TGTGTGCTGATTTGGTTCGTGGAGCAAAGGACAAGATTTTGAAGGTTAAGGGACCGGTGAGGATGCCAACCAAGGTTCTCCGTATTACCACAAGGAAGGCTCCCTGTGGTGAAG GAACCAACACGTGGGACAGATTTGAGCTTCGTATCCACAAGCGTGTTATTGACCTATTTAGCTCCCCTGATGTGGTGAAGCAGATTACTTCCATTACCATTGAACCCGATGTTGAGGTTGAGGTCACCATTGCTGATCTCTAG